Proteins encoded by one window of Cyclobacteriaceae bacterium:
- the fabD gene encoding ACP S-malonyltransferase: protein MKAYVFPGQGAQFTGMGKDIYESNPKAKQLFDEANAILGFDITSIMFSGTADELRQTKVTQPAVFIHSVAVALSNDSFKPDMVAGHSLGEFSALVANKALSFSDGLKLVYKRAMAMQRACEINPSTMAAILGLDDHVVEGVCASIKEEIVVAANYNCPGQLVISGSLKGIEIACEKLKAAGAKRALPLQVGGAFHSPLMEPAREELASAIDATPFHTPICPVYQNVNASPSSDVQAIKKNLIDQLTAPVRWTQSVQKMVGDGATTFIECGPGKVLQGLVKKIAPQVEAMSI, encoded by the coding sequence ATGAAGGCTTATGTATTTCCCGGTCAGGGTGCACAGTTTACCGGAATGGGTAAAGATATTTATGAATCAAATCCGAAGGCAAAACAGTTGTTTGATGAAGCAAATGCCATACTCGGATTTGATATAACCTCCATTATGTTTTCAGGTACAGCCGATGAGCTGAGACAAACGAAGGTTACACAGCCGGCTGTATTTATTCACTCGGTTGCGGTAGCACTGTCTAATGATTCGTTTAAGCCTGATATGGTGGCCGGTCACTCGTTGGGTGAATTTTCCGCGCTGGTAGCCAATAAAGCATTATCCTTTTCAGACGGATTAAAGCTGGTGTATAAACGTGCGATGGCCATGCAGCGTGCCTGTGAAATAAATCCATCAACCATGGCTGCTATTCTTGGATTGGATGATCACGTAGTTGAAGGGGTGTGTGCATCCATTAAGGAAGAGATTGTTGTAGCCGCAAACTATAATTGTCCGGGTCAACTGGTTATTTCCGGATCGTTAAAAGGAATTGAAATCGCGTGCGAAAAACTAAAGGCGGCCGGGGCGAAACGAGCCTTACCCCTTCAAGTAGGTGGTGCTTTTCATTCGCCCTTAATGGAGCCCGCACGTGAAGAGCTGGCTTCAGCCATTGACGCCACACCGTTTCATACTCCCATTTGCCCGGTATATCAAAATGTAAATGCTTCTCCTTCTTCAGATGTGCAGGCAATTAAAAAAAATCTGATCGATCAACTTACGGCTCCGGTTCGCTGGACTCAATCCGTACAAAAAATGGTGGGAGATGGTGCCACAACATTCATCGAATGTGGTCCGGGTAAAGTGTTGCAAGGTCTGGTGAAAAAAATAGCTCCTCAGGTCGAGGCCATGAGTATTTAG
- a CDS encoding thiol-disulfide oxidoreductase DCC family protein, with amino-acid sequence MSSVSDQFNNIVLFDGVCNLCSSSVQFIIKRDPKARFRFASLQSPTGQQLLEKFQLPTDALYSIILVRRNSFLERSDAALEIARQLTGLWPLFYVFKIVPRFLRDPIYNWISRNRYSWFGKKDACWLPTPELKGRFID; translated from the coding sequence ATGAGTTCTGTCTCGGATCAGTTTAATAATATTGTTTTATTCGATGGTGTCTGCAACCTGTGCAGCAGTTCCGTTCAGTTTATCATCAAGCGTGATCCGAAAGCCAGGTTTCGGTTCGCTTCATTACAATCTCCAACGGGACAGCAATTGCTGGAAAAATTTCAACTTCCTACGGATGCCCTCTACAGCATTATTTTGGTTCGAAGAAACTCGTTTTTGGAGCGAAGCGATGCCGCCTTGGAAATAGCCCGCCAGCTTACGGGCTTATGGCCATTGTTTTATGTTTTTAAAATTGTTCCAAGATTTCTTCGGGACCCAATCTACAATTGGATTTCACGTAACCGGTATAGCTGGTTTGGTAAAAAAGATGCTTGCTGGCTGCCCACGCCTGAGCTTAAGGGTAGGTTTATTGATTAA